CTTGATGTCATGCGCCTGCAGCCACGGCCCGAACCAGCCCTGCGCGCCGAACAGCAGCACGTACATCAGACCAGCCACCACGGGCGAGACGGAGAACGGCAAGTCCACCAGCGTCGTCAGGAATGACTTGCCGCGAAACTCATACTTGGCAATCGCCCAGGCCGCCGCCACGCCGAACACCAGGTTCAGCGGCACGGAAATCCCGGCGGCAATCAAAGTGAGCTGGATGGCCGACCAGGCATCGGGCTCACGCAGCGCCGCGAAATAAGCGCCAAAACCCTTGCGCAAGGCCTCGGTGAACACGGCGGCCAGCGGCAAAATCAGGAACAGCAGCACGAACAGCAGCGCCACCGTGATCAACGTGTAGCGGACCCAGGGCGCTTCGGTGGTTCCGGCTTTTACCCGGCGAACGGGTTGCGAGGATGGCCCGCTCATGAGGATGCTCCCGTATTTTTACGCTGCCAGGCCTGCAGCGCATTGATGACCAGCAGCAAGGCGAACGAGATAACCAGCATCACCACTGCAACCGCCGTGGCCCCGGCGTAGTCGTACTGCTCCAGCTTGCCGATGATGATCAGCGGCGTGATCTCGGAAATCATCGGCATGTTGCCGGCAATGAAGATCACCGAGCCGTATTCGCCAATCGCGCGGGCAAAGGCCATCGCAAAACCTGTCAGCAGGGCCGGGGCGATGTGCGGAAAAATCACCTTGGTGAAAATCTGCAGCCGGTTGGCGCCCAGCGCCGTGGCGGCCTCCTCAAGCTCTTTTTCGGCATCTTCAAGCACCGGCTGCACCGTGCGCACGACGAACGGCATGCCGACAAAAATCAGCGCAATCACCACGCCGGCCGGCGTGAAGGCCAGCTTGATGCCCATCGGCTCCAAATATTGGCCCAGCCAGCCGTTGCCGGCCAGCAGCGCCGTCAGCGAGATGCCGGCCACGGCCGTCGGCAGCGCGAACGGCAAATCGACCAGCGCATCAACGATTTTCTTGCCCGGGAACTTGTAGCGCACCAGCACCCAGGCCAGCAGCAGGCCAAACACCAGGTTGACCAGCGCGGCAATCAGAGAAGCGCCGAACGTCAGCCGGTACGAGGCCATCACGCGCGGTGACGTGACGGCGAACACAAACTGCTCCCAGGTCAGGGTGAAGGTCTTGAAGAACAGCGCCGTGATCGGGATCAGCACGATCAGGCTCAGGTACAGCACCGTGTAGCCCAGGGTGAGCCTGAAGCCGGGCAGCACGCGCTGGGGGGTTCTTTTAGCGTTTGCACGCAACGGCGGCGCCACCCCTGCGGATGGCGCCCCGGAAATCAAGGCATTCATGCTTAACGGACGGTGTAGAGCTTGTCGAACTGGCCACCGTCATTGAAGTGGACTTTTTGCGCTTCGCTCAGCGAGCCGAACATTTCCTGCACCGTGAACAACTGGATGGGCTTGAAAACAGCGGCGTTCTTTTTCAGAATGGCCTGCGAATAAGGACGCATCGCATGTTTGGCGGCAATTTCCTGCCCTTCATCCGAATACAGGTAATCCAGATAGGCCTTGGCCAGTTCAGCCGTTCCCTTCTTGGCCACGGTGCGCTCGACCACCGCCACCGGGTTTTCGGCCAGGATACTGATGGACGGATAGACCGCATCGACCTTGCCTTCGCCAAACTCCTTGTTCACCGACACCACTTCGGACTCAAAGGTCACCAGCACATCGCCAATGTTGCGCTGCAAAAAGGCCGTGGTCGCATCGCGCCCGCCCTTGCCCAGCACCGGAACATTCTTGTACAGCTTGCCGACAAACTCGGCGGCCTGCGCATCGGTCGCGCCCTTCTTTTTGGCATAACCCCAGGCGGCCAGGTAGGTGTAGCGGCCATTGCCGCCGGTCTTGGGGTTGACCACGATCACCTGGATGCCGGGCTTGGTCAGGTCGTCCCAGTCCTTGATGCCCTTGGGATTGCCGTTGCGCACCAGGAACAGCATGGTCGAGGTGGTCGGCGAGGCGTTGCCCGGAAAGCGCTTGGCCCAGTCCTTGGCGACCACGCCGGCATTGGCCAGGAACTCGACATCGGTCGAGGTGTTCATGGTCACCACATCGGCGTCCAGGCCATCGGCCACCGAACGCGCCACGGCGCTGGAGCCGGCATGCGACTGGTCGATTTTCACGTCCTTGCCGGTGGTTTTCTTGTAATGGGCGATGAAGGCGGCGTTGTAGTCCTTGTAGAACTCGCGCGCCACGTCATACGAGCCGTTCAGCAGGGTTTGGCTTGATGCCAGGCCGCCCGTGGCTAGCGCAAGTGCGGCCAGGAGTGTTTTTAATTTTGAGGTCATGCCGTTTCCAGAAATCCAGGAGGTGAAGAAGAAAGCTTTGAAAATGGGGCATCGGTGCCGTCCCATGCCAGCGACTGCAACAACGCCATGCCGAGCGGCCATTCGCCGTGGCCTGATTCGGTATTGATGTGGCCGGCGTCCTGCAGGCGGACAAATTCGCTGCCCCAGGCCCGAGCATAAGCGCCCGCCAGCCGCACCGGGCAATAAGGGTCATTGGCGCTGGCCACCAAAATGGTGCGGTAAGGCAGCTTCTGAAAAGGCACGGGCGCGAAGTCGCTCAGCACGGCGCGGCGTTCCGGGTCGGCCGGCGCCACCAGCAAGGCGCCCTGAATCCTGTCCATCGCCTCTGGCGGCAGATGCGCGGTGGCAATGCAGCCCAGGCTGTGTGCGACGACCACCACCGGCTCGTTCTGCTGCACGATGGTCTGGGCAATCGATGCAACCCAGGCGTTGCGGCTGGGCGTGATCCAGTCGTCCTGCCGCACGCGCACCGCGCCAGGCAGCCGGTCGGCCCACAGGCTTTGCCAGTGACCGGGGCCGGAATCGCGCCAGCCGGGAACAATGATGATGCGCACGGTACGGGTTCTTAGCAAAAAACGATAGAAGTGCACCGCGCCGGGCCGCCCCAGGCAAGCACAGCCCCCTCGGGGGGCAGCGCAGTACGCGAAGCGACAAGCGTGGGGGCTCTGTTCATTTGTTGGGTTGCGGCGTGATGCGCAGATAGGGCTTGACGGCCGTGAAACCCTTGGGGAAACGCTGCGCCAGTTCGGCCGGGTCCTGGATGCTGGGCACGATCACCACGTCGTCGCCGTCTTTCCAGTTCACCGGCGTGGCCACCTTGTGGCTGTCGGTCAGCTGCAGCGAATCGATCACCCGCAGGATTTCATCGAAGTTGCGGCCGGTGCTGGCCGGATAGGTGAAGGTGGCGCGGATGACTTTCTTCGGGTCGATGATGAACACGCTGCGCACCGTGGCGGTGGTCGAGGCGTTCGGGTGGATCATGTCGTACAGATTGGCCACGGTCCTGTCGGCATCGGCCAGGATCGGAAAATTCACCGTGGTGTTCTGGGTTTCATTGATGTCGCTGACCCACTTGCCGTGCGAATCCAGCGGGTCGATGCTGATGGCGATGGGTTTGACGTTTCGCTTGGCGAATTCGCTGGCCAGCGCTGCGGTTTTCCCCAATTCAGTAGTGCAGACCGGCGTGAAATCCGCCGGATGCGAAAACAGCACCACCCACGAATCGCCGGCCCAGGCATGAAATGAAATCGTGCCTTCGGTCGAGTCCTGCTTGAAGTCAGGGGCCGTGTCGCCGAGTCTGAGAGTGGTCATGATTCGCTCCTGAAATGGTTGGTAGCCGGTATTCTGGAGCGGAATCCTTAAAACTCAAAAGAATATATTCCTCTTAATTTATGATTTAAATTGAATAAGAGAATTCAATTGAATTCGATAAAAAGAGTCGATTTTTTAACTTTTTGCTATGTTTTCAATAGCTGTTACAGCCTATCCATATTGCGCAAAGCAGCTATTTCTTTATAAAAACTGACTCAAGATGAGTCCGGCGATTCGCTCCCCAGCACTTCTTCACCCTGCATGTACTTGCCCAGAAAGTCGAGAAAGCTGCGCACCGCCGGTATCTGGCCGCGCCGCGAGGGGAAAACCGCATGCGCCATGCCCGGTTTGGGCGCCCAGCCCGGCAGCACCGGCACCAGAAGTTGCGCCTGAAGCTCGGCCCTGCTGAGGAATTCAGGCAAAAAACTGATGCCTGTTCCCGCCAGCACGGCCAGCTTGAGCGTCTGCAGGTCGTCGGCCACGTAACGCGGCTGGTGCTGAAACACAAATTCCTGTCCTTCGGGTCCGACCAGCACCCAGGCGCTGCGCCCGTCGGTCGCGGACATGGCCACCGTGTCCAGCCGGACCAGGTCTTCGAGGGTCGCCGGTGTGCCCTGCCGGCGAAGCTGTTCCGGGCTGGCCAGCAAATGGCCGCAGGTCGCACCCAGTTGCTTGACCACCAGGCTGCCGCTGTCGTCCAGCGTGGGCCGCACCCGCAGCGCGATGTCGATGCCCTCCTCCACCAGATCAACCACCCGGTTGGTCACACGCAAATCGAGCTTGACCAGCGGAAACAGCGCCAGGTAACGGGGAATCAGGTAGCCCAGCGTGCTTTGGGCCAGCGTGACCGGGCAGGTCACGCGCAGCATGCCGCGCGGCTCCACCTGCAGATGCGCCACCGCCTCGGCAGCGGCCAGTGCTTCATCGCGCATGGCGCTGCAGTGGCGCAGATAGATGTCGCCGACTTCGGTCAGCGACAGCTTGCGCGTGGTGCGCTGCAGCAAGCGAACGCCCAGGCGCGATTCCAGTTCGGCCACGCGGCGCGACAGCCGGGATTTCGGTACACCCAGCGCCCGTCCGGCAGCGGCAAAACCGCCGCGCTCCGCGACCTCGGCAAAGTACAGCATGTCATTCAGGTCTTCCATTGGCCGCTCCATTGAATTTATTGTCCCGTGAATAGAACAATCTATCGCGATTTTGCCGGCTTATCAAAGCATTGGCCTGCACACACAATCTATCCATGGCTGAAACACAGCAGTCAGCCTCACAAACTTCTTCAACCACGCCAACGCAAGGATTTCATCATGAGCAAGCTTCTTCACATCGACTCCAGCATCCTGGGCAGCAATTCGGTTTCCCGCCAGCTGACGGCGCAAATCGTCGCGTCATGGCGCGCCGCCCATCCGGCCACCGAAGTCAACTACCTCGACCTGGCCATGGACAGCCCGAGCCATTTGTCGGCCGAGTCCCTGGGTTTTCGCCTGCCTGCCGGCACGGCTGAGCTGAGCGATGCGCAACAGCGCGAAAACGCCACTTCCGAAGCCCTGGTGTCGCAGTTCATGGCAGCCGATGTGCTGGTGATCGGTGCGCCGCTGTACAACTTTTCGATTCCCAGCCAGCTCAAGGCCTGGATTGACCGCGTGGCCCAGGCCGGCCGCACCTTCAAGTACACCGAAAAAGGCCCGGTCGGCCTAGCCGGCGGCAAAACCATCATCGTGGCCTCGGCCCGTGGCGGCATGTATTCGACCAGTGACGCCGGCAATGCCATGGAACACCAGGAAAGCTACCTGAAAACCGTCTTCGGCTTCTTCGGCGTGACCGATGTGCGCTTTGTCCGGGCCGAAGGCCTGGCGATGGGCGAAGCCGCCAAGGCCGCCGCGCTGGCCGCCGCGCAGGTTGAAATCCTGGCGCAAACCCACAGTGCCGCCAACCAGCCGCAGGCAGTCCTGGTTGCCTGATTCCGAACTCAAGGCTTTTTAGCCATCCCCAAATAAAAAAACCCGCCATGGCGGGTTTTTTTATGGGCGTCTCACGCTACGTATCAAGCGTGCTTTTTAACCCAGGCCACATAGGCATCGACCCAGCCCTGCAAGAACTTCAGGCTGGCTTCACCGATATTGCCCGCCGCGTCATACAGCCCCTCCTTGTTGTGGATGAAGGCTTCGGGCTGCCCCAGCGCCGGCATGTTCAGGTAGGCCAGCATGTTGCGCAGGTGCTGCTGCGCCATGGCCGTGCCGATGGGGCCGACCGACGCGCCAATCACCCCGGCAGGCTTGCCGTTCCAGGCGCTTTGACCGTAGGGACGCGATGCATGGTCAATGGCATTTTTCAGCACGCCGGGAATGGACCGGTTGTATTCGGGCGTGACAAACAGCACCCCCTGCGCCGCCGTGATCTCGCCCTTGATGCGCGTGACCTGCGCGGCCGGGTTGCCGTCATCGTCCTGGTTGTACAGGGGCAGGTCGTCAATGCGGACATGGGTAAAACTGAAATCGGCCGGAAACAGCTTTTCCAGCGCCCCGGCGAGCTTCTTGTTGAACGAATCCTTGCGAAGACTGCCGACAACGACAGCGATGGTGTACTGAGCCATGAAATTCTCCAGAAACCCGGTTAGTTCATCCAACCGGCAGGTTGATAAAGAAAGCTGAAAGTAGCAGGTGCATTATGCAAAGCAGCCTGGAATCTTGCTGGCAAGAATTTGGGAGCGCCAACGGACCCGCGCCAGCCACGCACCTTAATACACAGTCATTTGATCTAATACCGGTTTTAGCGGGCTTGTGAAGGCAAGCCCGCCCCGGCGGCGGTCAGTCAAGGCATTACCATTCATGGGTATTGACAAGTTCATTTCTCCCTACCCCCGCTATCGTCGAAAATCGCTGAGACGCGTTCACCCGCCTCACCACCACCGCAACAAGGACACTGATGAA
This DNA window, taken from Polaromonas hydrogenivorans, encodes the following:
- the cysT gene encoding sulfate ABC transporter permease subunit CysT, with the protein product MNALISGAPSAGVAPPLRANAKRTPQRVLPGFRLTLGYTVLYLSLIVLIPITALFFKTFTLTWEQFVFAVTSPRVMASYRLTFGASLIAALVNLVFGLLLAWVLVRYKFPGKKIVDALVDLPFALPTAVAGISLTALLAGNGWLGQYLEPMGIKLAFTPAGVVIALIFVGMPFVVRTVQPVLEDAEKELEEAATALGANRLQIFTKVIFPHIAPALLTGFAMAFARAIGEYGSVIFIAGNMPMISEITPLIIIGKLEQYDYAGATAVAVVMLVISFALLLVINALQAWQRKNTGASS
- a CDS encoding sulfate ABC transporter substrate-binding protein, producing the protein MTSKLKTLLAALALATGGLASSQTLLNGSYDVAREFYKDYNAAFIAHYKKTTGKDVKIDQSHAGSSAVARSVADGLDADVVTMNTSTDVEFLANAGVVAKDWAKRFPGNASPTTSTMLFLVRNGNPKGIKDWDDLTKPGIQVIVVNPKTGGNGRYTYLAAWGYAKKKGATDAQAAEFVGKLYKNVPVLGKGGRDATTAFLQRNIGDVLVTFESEVVSVNKEFGEGKVDAVYPSISILAENPVAVVERTVAKKGTAELAKAYLDYLYSDEGQEIAAKHAMRPYSQAILKKNAAVFKPIQLFTVQEMFGSLSEAQKVHFNDGGQFDKLYTVR
- a CDS encoding RBBP9/YdeN family alpha/beta hydrolase, producing MRIIIVPGWRDSGPGHWQSLWADRLPGAVRVRQDDWITPSRNAWVASIAQTIVQQNEPVVVVAHSLGCIATAHLPPEAMDRIQGALLVAPADPERRAVLSDFAPVPFQKLPYRTILVASANDPYCPVRLAGAYARAWGSEFVRLQDAGHINTESGHGEWPLGMALLQSLAWDGTDAPFSKLSSSPPGFLETA
- a CDS encoding peroxiredoxin, which gives rise to MTTLRLGDTAPDFKQDSTEGTISFHAWAGDSWVVLFSHPADFTPVCTTELGKTAALASEFAKRNVKPIAISIDPLDSHGKWVSDINETQNTTVNFPILADADRTVANLYDMIHPNASTTATVRSVFIIDPKKVIRATFTYPASTGRNFDEILRVIDSLQLTDSHKVATPVNWKDGDDVVIVPSIQDPAELAQRFPKGFTAVKPYLRITPQPNK
- a CDS encoding LysR family transcriptional regulator, whose amino-acid sequence is MEDLNDMLYFAEVAERGGFAAAGRALGVPKSRLSRRVAELESRLGVRLLQRTTRKLSLTEVGDIYLRHCSAMRDEALAAAEAVAHLQVEPRGMLRVTCPVTLAQSTLGYLIPRYLALFPLVKLDLRVTNRVVDLVEEGIDIALRVRPTLDDSGSLVVKQLGATCGHLLASPEQLRRQGTPATLEDLVRLDTVAMSATDGRSAWVLVGPEGQEFVFQHQPRYVADDLQTLKLAVLAGTGISFLPEFLSRAELQAQLLVPVLPGWAPKPGMAHAVFPSRRGQIPAVRSFLDFLGKYMQGEEVLGSESPDSS
- a CDS encoding FMN-dependent NADH-azoreductase; this encodes MSKLLHIDSSILGSNSVSRQLTAQIVASWRAAHPATEVNYLDLAMDSPSHLSAESLGFRLPAGTAELSDAQQRENATSEALVSQFMAADVLVIGAPLYNFSIPSQLKAWIDRVAQAGRTFKYTEKGPVGLAGGKTIIVASARGGMYSTSDAGNAMEHQESYLKTVFGFFGVTDVRFVRAEGLAMGEAAKAAALAAAQVEILAQTHSAANQPQAVLVA
- a CDS encoding NADPH-dependent FMN reductase encodes the protein MAQYTIAVVVGSLRKDSFNKKLAGALEKLFPADFSFTHVRIDDLPLYNQDDDGNPAAQVTRIKGEITAAQGVLFVTPEYNRSIPGVLKNAIDHASRPYGQSAWNGKPAGVIGASVGPIGTAMAQQHLRNMLAYLNMPALGQPEAFIHNKEGLYDAAGNIGEASLKFLQGWVDAYVAWVKKHA